The nucleotide window TCgtttttgtaatataatatgttcGGCTTATTGCCCCTTACCGTTTCTCATGCTCTGTACTTCGATTTATAGTTCAAAAAATAGGTCTAATTGTGCATgtacaaaaaaatatgatccattttttcttattaggGGTTTGCGCACAGCCACCCTTGCATTGCATCACCGTCACGCAATTGCATGTCTTAAATGCAAATATAAACCGGCTGTGTGCAAACTAAACATACCTTAAAAATGCAAACCTAATTAATGTATAGcgcaaagacaaagaaaaccaGGCAAATACTTTATTATGACCATATGTGTATTATTCAATATTAGGGTTAATCACATTGTGTTTTACGAAATTCGGGATGTTTTGGAAAATCATTTGTGCTACATCACAATGTCCATTACTACGTAATTTGGATAATTGGTCgtttttgtaatataatatgttcAGCTTATTGCCCCTTACCGTTTCTCATGCTCTGTACTTCAATTTATAGTTCAAGAAATAGGTCTAACATATgtacaaaaaaatatgatcCATTTTTCCTTATTAGGGGTTTGCGCACAGCCACCCTTGCATTGCATCACggtcatgcaattgcatgtgtGAAATGCAAATGCAAACCGGCTGTGTGCAAACTAAACATACCTTAAAAACGCAAACCTAATTAATGTATAGcgcaaagacaaagaaaaccaaccaaatacTTTATTATGACCATATGTCAATTATTCAATATTAGAGTTAATCACATTGTGTTTTACGAAATTCGGGATCTTTTGGAAAATCATTTGTGCTACATGACAATGTCAATTACTACGTAATTTTGATAATTGGTCGTTTTTGTAATATGTTCGGCTTATTGCCCCTTACCGCTTACCATGCTCTATCTTTCGGTTCATTTCGCCCTTCGATTTATAATTCAAAAATTAGGTGAAATTTGCATgtacaaaaaaatatgatcCATTTTTCCTTATTAGGGGTTTGGGCACAGCCACCCTTGCATTGCATAACcgtcatgcaattgcatgtttcTAATGCAAATGCCGACCTGCTGTGGACAAAACTGTTCAAACCGTAAACGCGAAGCTAATGAATGTATATAGCAAAGAAATTAGGATTAACCAATTATCGTTTACGAAATTGGCTATATTTTGTAATGTAATGCGCACTTTCAGGCCAACAAATTTGTAATACCAAGTATTTTCAGATAATTGGTCTTTATTGATTCTAATATGTTCAAATAATTGCGCCTTACCCTTAGGCAATGTGGTTCGGATCACCGCCTTCTACATAAAACTTCCATCCAAGCACCCCCTACAAGTCATAAAACCGTTTCTCAACAATACATacataaaacaataagatatcaATCATATGAAAGCATCTTGTCCATCACTAAATCTACATTTAATGTTAATTGTTACATGTAAACCAAGTTCCAAAACTACAATTGTTTTGGGTTGAACCAATACATAGGGAATTAGGTTCACCATTGTCGAATGAGAAACCATCGTCACTGTTAGGGGTAGAACAGGTTGGGTCTGCAATAGAAAAACTATCAGAACCAAACAAATCAACCACATTGTTGCTTCTGCATTGAGAAACCGTTTGACTAGGCTAACTGTAGCTAATGTTCGAAGACGGCCCTTTATCAGAACTATACTGATAGCTTTCACTACCTGATAGGATATTCACACCTGCATTTCTACTTGGATGCAAGTTTCTTTGAGAGCAATTACACTTTGTATGTCCATATTTGCGACACAAATGACATTGTCGACGCTTGCGCTTCCACCCTGCCTTGCTTGAGTGCCTTTTGTCCTAACGATATTTGGATCTTTCACAATATTTGGAGGACATTGCTCAGCACTACCCAATTTCAGACTTgtctcttcttccttttgcCGTAAGCCTTCACAAATTCCCTCCCATCTACTAAACTCATTCGTCAACATGGCATAACCATTTGCACTCTTCGATGCATAGAAAcatactttgtttgacatagCACTTAAACTTCCATACCTCGCCATTTCTACAACTTTGTTGGTAGTGTCTTCGCCTTTGCTGATAAATTCCCTACATGTATCAGTTTGGGCACTCTTTGTCCATCTCTTCATTATGAGTGCTGGAGGAATTTCCGTAAGGTGCTCGCACTTCATTACATAAAACAGGTGGCAACACGGGATCCCTTCACTTTCATATTTCCGGCATTCACACTCTATCCGCATATTTTCTCCACCGTGGTAAACACAAGTCCAATTATTATGCGGTTCACCATATTTTCACAATACGTATACATGACCTCCAAAATTATGCATCACATTATCATGGATGAGTGCTGAACAAGATTCGATCTCATGACGAACCAATACAAAGCACCTATGCATGTAAATCAAAGAAGCTTGTTGCTCGAGTTTAATGCGGTTTTAAGGACTGGTGTTGAGTACTTTGCGTTGAAACCATCCTTCGCCGTGGTATTCCTAAGACGTAACATAGCCCTATCAATTGCTGGAATACATTCAAACAACTTCACACCTTTCCTCAAGTAATCTTTCACATACTTGTTCATAGACTCCACACGTTGAGTGGTGCACATACCACCGAAAAACTTTCCTCTCAAACATGATTCAGCCCATGAGTCACTTTTTGCATACATCATTTCCAaccattctttttgtttcggAGTACTCGCTCTTTCCCTCGAAACCTCCCATTTCTTCTGAAACTCGTCCAATGCAAATGGTTCCCAAATACATGCCTGAAAATTTCTTAGCAATTCATCATCCTTCAAGTTATTCTATGCATTCCTTGACACATGCCATGAGCACAACCGATGGTTAGACATGGGAAACACATCATCAATGGCTTTACGCATTGCCTCATCGCCATccgtcaatattgatattggcTTCTTATCTTTCATGGATGCCATGAATGTTTCCAATAACCACTTGTAAGTTTCAAATGTCTCGTCCTGCAATAATGTGCAACCAAACATTATAGTAGAACGGTAGTTGTTCGAACCAACAAACAACACTAGGGGCTTGTCATAAACATTTGTTTTGTACGTGCTGTCAAATATGAGGACGTCGCCATAGGCAATGTAATCCAAAAGTGAAGTAGAGTCCCTCCAAAACAAATTACCAAGCCTATTTTCCTCGTCAACACTGAACTTACAAAAGAATTCTGGATCCATTGCTCCTTTCGCTTTCAAGTAAGAGAGTGCGACTTCTGTGTCACCGTAGAGCAAAATTTCCCTGCGTGATGCATCCAACTTATTGTACAGATCCTTTATTTGAAAACCAACATTTAAATACCCGCCACATTGGTCGACCATATACTCATATGTTTGACATGTTCTAAACAATGCTCTTCACATTCCCACTGCTTGTGCTAAATCAGAATTTCGAACGACACGGTTACATAGAAAATATGGTGATTCAAGTGGAGTAACTAGTTGATGATTGTGATGTGGTTCAAAATTCGTAACGACGTAAACATCACGTTTCTTCTCATAACCCACCCAAAAATGGGCAGAACAATTCTCTCTTGTAATTGGCTTTTGGTGGTCGAATCCTATCTGATCGATCATTAAACTTCTCATTTCTCAAACCTTCTTTAGAACAACACCACCGTCTCCTACATATTTTCCCTTCCGAATTTCGCACCAATTTGTCTTTTCTCACACTAAATCCAATGCCCTTTGCATAACTCATTTAATATTCTTCCGCTAATTCTATCGTTTTAAACTCTTTCCCCATAACATCTTCTTTCCTCGGTGCAATCATGTCAACATCATTATCATCACTACTTTGACTAACCATATGTTCGACCGACATATGCCCACTCTCTGTTGTCGGTGCCCTATGACTCAAACTTTCACAACCACCCAGATACCCTGAATCACTACAACCACCATTTGACGTCTCTACACCCCTGTCCATCTTACCAGACCCCTCCACGCCTGAGAAACATAATTTCAAACTGAAATTACCTTATACTCTATGTGCTAACATactttctcttaaaaaaacacaaatgaaTAATCTCATGCAATTGCACACACTCAGGTCAATAATTGCACCACGTATAACTATTTTGCAACCAaaaacatgcaattgcatcaACTCATTACCCAAAATACATTCAAGTCCTAAACCAGAAAGAGGGTTCTTTGAAATCTTACTTGATGTTTCCATACTTTCAAAGCCTCCTCGTTACACTTCCTTTTGCCACCAACTCAAATGTCGTCGTTAACAGCCAAGGATCTTCGAAATCTTTACAACCACGTTGTTATTACAAATCCATTCCCCTGCGAAATTGAAATTCTATATCAGACAATgccaacaaaacaaatgaaattaattaaatacctCCAATTTGGTGACCATTTCATCATGAAGGTTGGACCCACCATCAATTTGGTATCTGCATATGAGTTTTGGGCAAGCAGAGAGAAGACTTAAGGACC belongs to Prunus persica cultivar Lovell chromosome G4, Prunus_persica_NCBIv2, whole genome shotgun sequence and includes:
- the LOC18780816 gene encoding protein FAR-RED IMPAIRED RESPONSE 1, whose product is MVDQCGGYLNVGFQIKDLYNKLDASRREILLYGDTEVALSYLKAKGAMDPEFFCKFSVDEENRLGNLFWRDSTSLLDYIAYGDVLIFDSTYKTNVYDKPLVLFVGSNNYRSTIMFGCTLLQDETFETYKWLLETFMASMKDKKPISILTDGDEAMRKAIDDACIWEPFALDEFQKKWEVSRERASTPKQKEWLEMMYAKSDSWAESCLRGKFFGGMCTTQRVESMNKYVKDYLRKGVKLFECIPAIDRAMLRLRNTTAKDGFNAKYSTPVLKTALNSSNKLL